The following are encoded together in the Drosophila biarmipes strain raj3 chromosome 3L, RU_DBia_V1.1, whole genome shotgun sequence genome:
- the LOC108035258 gene encoding girdin isoform X4, translating into MAGTATATPMEIDEFVNSSLISWLESCLPRAELLTGYTSLLDGHIIHSVWLQIDPEPQNNPSELSDLNGKSLSIARAKNFECIVRNLKSLFEEELGQTILVLPDAFTLGHHPESRNGLEQMKTLLTLLLGAAVQCPNKELFIARIKELDLETQHAIVALIKQVTDSHSLVLTEDSLERLTPQTMYTHILRLTKERDLMYLKWIDLACVETEMAASDNLVECGQGVSVPRSPSNGTATSTPSSSSNSESNHLAVECADLRSKNRKLRQELEEKSENLLELREELDDKKARFDKLRQESQEWFTEAKRAAAYRDEVDILRERAERADRLEVEVQKYREKLGDSDFYKSRVEELREDNRVLLESKEMLEEQLQRYRKRSEHAISLESEIIKYKQKLNDMALERDVDRSKLEELLEENAQLQLVARNLNSTMDLDKSFSENEDDCNSGDNSLSEQLTNNAQTRALKLELENRRLTAALEQLKESSFHESTTKMLELEKEKKKLSLKIEQMQENIQRLTQQNVELEGVFKNALEENKKLQDAVDSRQKSYDRQSLEREADRQKLSDAEQHVETLNKEKQRIQTLNDSIQRRADDLERLAESKTKELEQYAEKSKQYEQTKQKLYEIEAKVSTFERENASLLKEVSKLKEGSEQKSVQLDESINRLDAQSKELQKLGKALEDSEQVQQKLVELEKQNQELASQRIIDQEMISTLRNDLVTGTLVTKKVRHNLEKLGLADEEPGELNVEHVVEKLVRNPETFKTVREIMLNVTREQQEEEEREGGVKSDMCVLCHRQEIFTVEKNIELATAPVPAPAQPSSQELRFEHKLRVSPARESAELIRIKDSNTQLQTENARLSVDVAALGSQITSLNTQHVALQLANSQLAAEKDTLLKDIDSLQQEHKHALQDQVTLQCLHDQLSAEYESLNKDKEQLKAAVRDLRQELRDTREQQLALEQRIEELTTQNNNMKTCSEDLSILRTEHSKLTDDFRNLFATSDRFKNEYKNIQEQYKMVRMEHSSLKLQNTELSGELNTKSDQVRHLQVEYSKVQQRCEMLIQNNAELDSERKALMDNVSQLLSQYQELLAISLEDKKHFHEEEKNYTERVHSLKRQKEKLEEKIMEHYKKSETTVHKKKPFASMLVRRVKKASSDLMNKVPSRNRRSWVDDARTNSQFVIGSESGGNESDNSNEEPLSIASDTHLLQRNVPLRQSLQRDLLDSSIQRGGAVRSSLQAQKRTDLNNSRRNSVHGLEAPDVTGSSLTLGTAGSRRTVYLIDEHQKLPDGSSPSSAQPQSGGSSGSGNAATPTPAEPQTPQKSSENSAPVGPATFLMYNRINTTIGGASNSGDQSPLLQASGSVSGTPLQDDKSARKRTEDKSNSIWYEYGCV; encoded by the exons atggctgGCACGGCGACCGCGACGCCAATGGAAATAGATGAATTTGTAAATTCGTCCCTAATATCTTGG CTGGAATCATGTCTGCCACGTGCCGAGCTGCTCACTGGCTACACTTCGCTGCTGGATGGCCACATAATCCACAGCGTCTGGCTGCAGATCGATCCGGAGCCCCAGAATAATCCCAGCGAGCTCAGCGATCTGAATGGCAAATCCCTCAGCATCGCCAGGGCCAAGAATTTTGAGTGCATCGTGAGGAATCTCAAGTCCCTTTTCGAGGAGGAACTCGGCCAGACTATTTTGGTCCTGCCGGATGCCTTCACTCTGGGACATCATCCGGAGAGCAGGAACGGCCTGGAGCAGATGAAAACGCTGCTCACCCTGCTCCTCGGCGCGGCTGTGCAATGTCCCAACAAGGAGCTCTTTATTGCCCGGATCAAGGAACTGGACCTGGAGACGCAGCACGCCATCGTAGCATTGATCAAACAGGTGACCGATAGTCATAGTCTGGTGCTCACCGAGGACTCTCTCGAGCGGCTGACCCCACAGACCATGTACACGCACATTCTGCGCCTGACCAAGGAGCGAGATCTTATGTATCTCAAGTGGATCGACTTGGCGTGCGTGGAGACCGAAATGGCGGCCAGCGACAATCTGGTGGAGTGTGGTCAAGGAGTCAGCGTTCCACGTTCTCCTTCGAATGGAACTGCCACCTCAACGCCTTCATCTTCTTCCAACTCAGAAAGCAATCATCTTGCCGTAGAGTGTGCAGATCTCCGTTCGAAGAACCGTAAACTTCGTCAGGAACT AGAGGAAAAGTCCGAAAACCTTTTGGAGCTTCGCGAGGAGCTAGACGACAAGAAGGCGCGTTTCGACAAACTGCGTCAGGAGAGCCAGGAATGGTTTACGGAGGCCAAGCGGGCAGCAGCATATCGCGACGAAGTGGACATCCTCAGGGAGCGGGCGGAACGAGCGGATCGACTGGAGGTAGAAGTGCAGAAGTACCGCGAAAAACTCGGCGACTCAGACTTTTATAAATCCCGCGTTGAGGAACTGCGTGAGGATAACCGTGTGCTGTTGGAATCAAa GGAAATGCTGGAAGAGCAGTTACAGCGCTACCGGAAAAGGTCTGAACACGCCATCTCCCTGGAGTCCGAAATTATCAAATACAAGCAAAAGCTCAACGACATGGCGCTAGAACGTGACGTGGATCGATCCAAGCTGGAGGAGCTGTTAGAGGAGAATGCCCAACTGCAACTGGTAGCCAGGAATCTCAACTCAACGATGGATTTGGATAAATCCTTCTCGGAAAACGAAGACGACTGCAACTCAGGTGATAACAGCCTGTCCGAACAGCTAACAAATAATGCCCAAACCCGTGCCCTGAAACTCGAGCTGGAGAACCGTCGGTTGACTGCCGCCCTGGAGCAATTAAAGGAAAGCAGCTTCCACGAGTCTACCACCAAGATGCTTGAACTGGAGAAGGAGAAGAAGAAGCTCTCTCTAAAAATCGAGCAGATGCAAGAAAACATTCAGCGGCTGACTCAGCAAAATGTGGAATTGGAGGGCGTCTTTAAAAATGCCCTGGAGGAGAACAAGAAACTGCAGGACGCCGTGGATAGTCGCCAAAAGAGCTACGATCGCCAGAGTCTGGAGCGCGAGGCAGACCGTCAGAAGCTTTCTGATGCCGAGCAACATGTCGAGACCCTGAACAAGGAGAAGCAGCGCATTCAAACGCTCAACGATAGCATTCAGCGAAGAGCCGACGATCTTGAACGACTGGCGGAGAGCAAGACAAAGGAATTAGAGCAGTACGCCGAAAAATCCAAGCAGTACGAGCAGACCAAACAAAAACTTTACGAAATCGAAGCCAAGGTATCCACTTTTGAGCGCGAAAATGCCAGCTTGCTCAAGGAAGTGTCAAAACTGAAGGAGGGCAGCGAGCAAAAATCTGTGCAGCTCGACGAGAGTATCAATCGTCTGGATGCGCAGAGCAAGGAACTTCAGAAGCTGGGCAAGGCACTCGAAGATTCGGAGCAAGTTCAGCAGAAGCTTGTCGAACTTGAAAAGCAAAACCAAGAGCTAGCTTCACAACGAATCATTGATCAAGAGATGATCAGCACACTTCGTAACGACCTGGTAACTGGCACTCTAGTAACGAAGAAGGTGCGTCACAACTTGGAGAAACTGGGCCTGGCCGACGAAGAACCAGGAGAGCTGAATGTGGAGCACGTCGTAGAGAAACTGGTGCGCAATCCGGAGACTTTCAAAACTGTGCGAGAGATTATGCTAAATGTGACGCGTGAGCAgcaagaggaggaggagcgaGAAGGTGGCGTGAAGTCTGACATGTGCGTGCTATGCCACCGTCAGGAGATCTTCACGGTGGAAAAGAACATTGAACTGGCTACTGCTCCAGTGCCCGCTCCAGCGCAACCCTCTTCTCAGGAACTACGCTTCGAGCACAAACTGCGAGTGAGTCCGGCACGCGAGTCCGCAGAGCTGATCCGCATTAAGGATTCGAACACACAGCTCCAGACGGAGAATGCTCGGCTCAGTGTGGATGTGGCTGCTCTGGGCTCCCAGATAACGTCTCTAAACACGCAGCATGTAGCCCTTCAGTTGGCGAACTCCCAGTTGGCGGCCGAAAAGGACACGCTGCTCAAGGACATCGATTCACTGCAGCAGGAGCATAAGCATGCGCTGCAGGATCAGGTGACTTTGCAGTGCCTACACGATCAGCTATCCGCGGAGTACGAGTCGCTGAACAAGGACAAGGAGCAGCTGAAGGCGGCAGTGCGGGATTTAAGGCAGGAGCTGCGCGACACACGTGAACAGCAGTTAGCTTTGGAGCAGCGCATCGAGGAGTTGACCACTCAGAATAACAACATGAAGACCTGCAGCGAGGATCTGTCAATCCTGCGCACCGAGCACTCCAAGCTCACCGATGACTTCCGCAATCTCTTCGCCACCAGCGATCGCTTCAAGAACGAGTACAAAAATATTCAGGAGCAGTACAAGATGGTGCGCATGGAGCACTCGAGCCTCAAGCTGCAAAACACCGAGCTCTCCGGCGAGCTTAACACCAAGAGCGATCAAGTACGTCACCTGCAGGTGGAGTACAGCAAGGTTCAGCAGCGTTGTGAG ATGTTGATTCAAAACAATGCTGAGCTCGATTCAGAGCGCAAGGCCTTGATGGACAATGTGTCACAGTTGCTCTCCCAGTATCAGGAACTCTTGGCCATATCCCTGGAGGACAAAAAGCACTTCCACGAGGAGGAGAAGAACTACACGGAACGGGTGCATAGTCTGAAGCGGCAGAAGGAGAAGCTGGAGGAGAAAATCATGGAGCACTACAAAAAGTCGGAGACCACGGTGCACAAGAA GAAGCCTTTTGCCAGCATGCTGGTAAGAAGAGTGAAGAAGGCCAGCTCGGATCTGATGAACAAAGTGCCCAGCCGT aaCCGGCGCTCCTGGGTGGATGATGCTCGTACCAATTCCCAGTTCGTGATCGGTTCCGAATCCGGCGGCAATGAGTCGGATAACAGCAACGAGGAGCCGCTGTCCATTGCCTCCGACACGCACTTACTGCAGCGGAATGTCCCGCTCCGCCAGAGTCTGCAGCG GGATTTGCTGGATAGCTCGATCCAACGCGGCGGCGCCGTGCGCAGTAGCCTGCAGGCTCAGAAACGTACGGATTTGAATAACTCACGTAGAAATAGCGTGCACGG TCTTGAAGCGCCAGACGTGACGGGCAGCAGTCTGACACTCGGCACAGCCGGCTCTCGACGCACCGTTTATCTTATCGACGAGCACCAGAAGCTTCCCGATGGCTCCAGTCCCAGTTCCGCCCAGCCGCAGTCCGGTGGCAGCAGTGGATCCGGCAATGCTGCGACACCCACGCCAGCAGAGCCTCAGACGCCGCAAAAGAGCAGCGAGAACAGCGCTCCAGTGGGTCCCGCCACGTTCCTCATGTACAACCGGATAAACACCACCATTGGAGGAGCCTCGAACAGCGGGGATCAGAGTCCACTGCTGCAGGCCAGTGGCAGCGTATCGGGAACGCCCCTGCAGGATGACAAGTCGGCGAGGAAGCGGACCGAGGACAAGAGCAATAGCATCTGGTATGAGTACGGCTGCGTCTAG
- the LOC108035258 gene encoding girdin isoform X6, with amino-acid sequence MAGTATATPMEIDEFVNSSLISWLESCLPRAELLTGYTSLLDGHIIHSVWLQIDPEPQNNPSELSDLNGKSLSIARAKNFECIVRNLKSLFEEELGQTILVLPDAFTLGHHPESRNGLEQMKTLLTLLLGAAVQCPNKELFIARIKELDLETQHAIVALIKQVTDSHSLVLTEDSLERLTPQTMYTHILRLTKERDLMYLKWIDLACVETEMAASDNLVECGQGVSVPRSPSNGTATSTPSSSSNSESNHLAVECADLRSKNRKLRQELEEKSENLLELREELDDKKARFDKLRQESQEWFTEAKRAAAYRDEVDILRERAERADRLEVEVQKYREKLGDSDFYKSRVEELREDNRVLLESKEMLEEQLQRYRKRSEHAISLESEIIKYKQKLNDMALERDVDRSKLEELLEENAQLQLVARNLNSTMDLDKSFSENEDDCNSGDNSLSEQLTNNAQTRALKLELENRRLTAALEQLKESSFHESTTKMLELEKEKKKLSLKIEQMQENIQRLTQQNVELEGVFKNALEENKKLQDAVDSRQKSYDRQSLEREADRQKLSDAEQHVETLNKEKQRIQTLNDSIQRRADDLERLAESKTKELEQYAEKSKQYEQTKQKLYEIEAKVSTFERENASLLKEVSKLKEGSEQKSVQLDESINRLDAQSKELQKLGKALEDSEQVQQKLVELEKQNQELASQRIIDQEMISTLRNDLVTGTLVTKKVRHNLEKLGLADEEPGELNVEHVVEKLVRNPETFKTVREIMLNVTREQQEEEEREGGVKSDMCVLCHRQEIFTVEKNIELATAPVPAPAQPSSQELRFEHKLRVSPARESAELIRIKDSNTQLQTENARLSVDVAALGSQITSLNTQHVALQLANSQLAAEKDTLLKDIDSLQQEHKHALQDQVTLQCLHDQLSAEYESLNKDKEQLKAAVRDLRQELRDTREQQLALEQRIEELTTQNNNMKTCSEDLSILRTEHSKLTDDFRNLFATSDRFKNEYKNIQEQYKMVRMEHSSLKLQNTELSGELNTKSDQVRHLQVEYSKVQQRCEMLIQNNAELDSERKALMDNVSQLLSQYQELLAISLEDKKHFHEEEKNYTERVHSLKRQKEKLEEKIMEHYKKSETTVHKKKPFASMLVRRVKKASSDLMNKVPSRNRRSWVDDARTNSQFVIGSESGGNESDNSNEEPLSIASDTHLLQRNVPLRQSLQRLEAPDVTGSSLTLGTAGSRRTVYLIDEHQKLPDGSSPSSAQPQSGGSSGSGNAATPTPAEPQTPQKSSENSAPVGPATFLMYNRINTTIGGASNSGDQSPLLQASGSVSGTPLQDDKSARKRTEDKSNSIWYEYGCV; translated from the exons atggctgGCACGGCGACCGCGACGCCAATGGAAATAGATGAATTTGTAAATTCGTCCCTAATATCTTGG CTGGAATCATGTCTGCCACGTGCCGAGCTGCTCACTGGCTACACTTCGCTGCTGGATGGCCACATAATCCACAGCGTCTGGCTGCAGATCGATCCGGAGCCCCAGAATAATCCCAGCGAGCTCAGCGATCTGAATGGCAAATCCCTCAGCATCGCCAGGGCCAAGAATTTTGAGTGCATCGTGAGGAATCTCAAGTCCCTTTTCGAGGAGGAACTCGGCCAGACTATTTTGGTCCTGCCGGATGCCTTCACTCTGGGACATCATCCGGAGAGCAGGAACGGCCTGGAGCAGATGAAAACGCTGCTCACCCTGCTCCTCGGCGCGGCTGTGCAATGTCCCAACAAGGAGCTCTTTATTGCCCGGATCAAGGAACTGGACCTGGAGACGCAGCACGCCATCGTAGCATTGATCAAACAGGTGACCGATAGTCATAGTCTGGTGCTCACCGAGGACTCTCTCGAGCGGCTGACCCCACAGACCATGTACACGCACATTCTGCGCCTGACCAAGGAGCGAGATCTTATGTATCTCAAGTGGATCGACTTGGCGTGCGTGGAGACCGAAATGGCGGCCAGCGACAATCTGGTGGAGTGTGGTCAAGGAGTCAGCGTTCCACGTTCTCCTTCGAATGGAACTGCCACCTCAACGCCTTCATCTTCTTCCAACTCAGAAAGCAATCATCTTGCCGTAGAGTGTGCAGATCTCCGTTCGAAGAACCGTAAACTTCGTCAGGAACT AGAGGAAAAGTCCGAAAACCTTTTGGAGCTTCGCGAGGAGCTAGACGACAAGAAGGCGCGTTTCGACAAACTGCGTCAGGAGAGCCAGGAATGGTTTACGGAGGCCAAGCGGGCAGCAGCATATCGCGACGAAGTGGACATCCTCAGGGAGCGGGCGGAACGAGCGGATCGACTGGAGGTAGAAGTGCAGAAGTACCGCGAAAAACTCGGCGACTCAGACTTTTATAAATCCCGCGTTGAGGAACTGCGTGAGGATAACCGTGTGCTGTTGGAATCAAa GGAAATGCTGGAAGAGCAGTTACAGCGCTACCGGAAAAGGTCTGAACACGCCATCTCCCTGGAGTCCGAAATTATCAAATACAAGCAAAAGCTCAACGACATGGCGCTAGAACGTGACGTGGATCGATCCAAGCTGGAGGAGCTGTTAGAGGAGAATGCCCAACTGCAACTGGTAGCCAGGAATCTCAACTCAACGATGGATTTGGATAAATCCTTCTCGGAAAACGAAGACGACTGCAACTCAGGTGATAACAGCCTGTCCGAACAGCTAACAAATAATGCCCAAACCCGTGCCCTGAAACTCGAGCTGGAGAACCGTCGGTTGACTGCCGCCCTGGAGCAATTAAAGGAAAGCAGCTTCCACGAGTCTACCACCAAGATGCTTGAACTGGAGAAGGAGAAGAAGAAGCTCTCTCTAAAAATCGAGCAGATGCAAGAAAACATTCAGCGGCTGACTCAGCAAAATGTGGAATTGGAGGGCGTCTTTAAAAATGCCCTGGAGGAGAACAAGAAACTGCAGGACGCCGTGGATAGTCGCCAAAAGAGCTACGATCGCCAGAGTCTGGAGCGCGAGGCAGACCGTCAGAAGCTTTCTGATGCCGAGCAACATGTCGAGACCCTGAACAAGGAGAAGCAGCGCATTCAAACGCTCAACGATAGCATTCAGCGAAGAGCCGACGATCTTGAACGACTGGCGGAGAGCAAGACAAAGGAATTAGAGCAGTACGCCGAAAAATCCAAGCAGTACGAGCAGACCAAACAAAAACTTTACGAAATCGAAGCCAAGGTATCCACTTTTGAGCGCGAAAATGCCAGCTTGCTCAAGGAAGTGTCAAAACTGAAGGAGGGCAGCGAGCAAAAATCTGTGCAGCTCGACGAGAGTATCAATCGTCTGGATGCGCAGAGCAAGGAACTTCAGAAGCTGGGCAAGGCACTCGAAGATTCGGAGCAAGTTCAGCAGAAGCTTGTCGAACTTGAAAAGCAAAACCAAGAGCTAGCTTCACAACGAATCATTGATCAAGAGATGATCAGCACACTTCGTAACGACCTGGTAACTGGCACTCTAGTAACGAAGAAGGTGCGTCACAACTTGGAGAAACTGGGCCTGGCCGACGAAGAACCAGGAGAGCTGAATGTGGAGCACGTCGTAGAGAAACTGGTGCGCAATCCGGAGACTTTCAAAACTGTGCGAGAGATTATGCTAAATGTGACGCGTGAGCAgcaagaggaggaggagcgaGAAGGTGGCGTGAAGTCTGACATGTGCGTGCTATGCCACCGTCAGGAGATCTTCACGGTGGAAAAGAACATTGAACTGGCTACTGCTCCAGTGCCCGCTCCAGCGCAACCCTCTTCTCAGGAACTACGCTTCGAGCACAAACTGCGAGTGAGTCCGGCACGCGAGTCCGCAGAGCTGATCCGCATTAAGGATTCGAACACACAGCTCCAGACGGAGAATGCTCGGCTCAGTGTGGATGTGGCTGCTCTGGGCTCCCAGATAACGTCTCTAAACACGCAGCATGTAGCCCTTCAGTTGGCGAACTCCCAGTTGGCGGCCGAAAAGGACACGCTGCTCAAGGACATCGATTCACTGCAGCAGGAGCATAAGCATGCGCTGCAGGATCAGGTGACTTTGCAGTGCCTACACGATCAGCTATCCGCGGAGTACGAGTCGCTGAACAAGGACAAGGAGCAGCTGAAGGCGGCAGTGCGGGATTTAAGGCAGGAGCTGCGCGACACACGTGAACAGCAGTTAGCTTTGGAGCAGCGCATCGAGGAGTTGACCACTCAGAATAACAACATGAAGACCTGCAGCGAGGATCTGTCAATCCTGCGCACCGAGCACTCCAAGCTCACCGATGACTTCCGCAATCTCTTCGCCACCAGCGATCGCTTCAAGAACGAGTACAAAAATATTCAGGAGCAGTACAAGATGGTGCGCATGGAGCACTCGAGCCTCAAGCTGCAAAACACCGAGCTCTCCGGCGAGCTTAACACCAAGAGCGATCAAGTACGTCACCTGCAGGTGGAGTACAGCAAGGTTCAGCAGCGTTGTGAG ATGTTGATTCAAAACAATGCTGAGCTCGATTCAGAGCGCAAGGCCTTGATGGACAATGTGTCACAGTTGCTCTCCCAGTATCAGGAACTCTTGGCCATATCCCTGGAGGACAAAAAGCACTTCCACGAGGAGGAGAAGAACTACACGGAACGGGTGCATAGTCTGAAGCGGCAGAAGGAGAAGCTGGAGGAGAAAATCATGGAGCACTACAAAAAGTCGGAGACCACGGTGCACAAGAA GAAGCCTTTTGCCAGCATGCTGGTAAGAAGAGTGAAGAAGGCCAGCTCGGATCTGATGAACAAAGTGCCCAGCCGT aaCCGGCGCTCCTGGGTGGATGATGCTCGTACCAATTCCCAGTTCGTGATCGGTTCCGAATCCGGCGGCAATGAGTCGGATAACAGCAACGAGGAGCCGCTGTCCATTGCCTCCGACACGCACTTACTGCAGCGGAATGTCCCGCTCCGCCAGAGTCTGCAGCG TCTTGAAGCGCCAGACGTGACGGGCAGCAGTCTGACACTCGGCACAGCCGGCTCTCGACGCACCGTTTATCTTATCGACGAGCACCAGAAGCTTCCCGATGGCTCCAGTCCCAGTTCCGCCCAGCCGCAGTCCGGTGGCAGCAGTGGATCCGGCAATGCTGCGACACCCACGCCAGCAGAGCCTCAGACGCCGCAAAAGAGCAGCGAGAACAGCGCTCCAGTGGGTCCCGCCACGTTCCTCATGTACAACCGGATAAACACCACCATTGGAGGAGCCTCGAACAGCGGGGATCAGAGTCCACTGCTGCAGGCCAGTGGCAGCGTATCGGGAACGCCCCTGCAGGATGACAAGTCGGCGAGGAAGCGGACCGAGGACAAGAGCAATAGCATCTGGTATGAGTACGGCTGCGTCTAG